CGTTTCTTATCTTAAGTCAACGGATTTTGGAATAGACTGTAAATACGTTTGCTGAATCAAAATGAAAAGCATGAAAGCAGTTTTTTGTAGTCAATACGGTGGACCGGAAGTATTACAGGTAAAAGATATTCCTCGTGTCGCACCAGAAGAAAATGAGATTATTATCAGAAATCACGCTGCGAGTATTACCACCGCAGATACCTTTTTAAGGAAAGGAGAACCTAAGTTTGGACGTTTGTTTTTGGGATGGAAAAAACCTAAACAACCTATGGTAGGAACAGGGTTTGCTGGAGTAGTGACAGAAGTGGGGCGCAATGTGACCGACTTTAAGGTTGGAGATAAAGTTTATGGTGAAACGGTTTTTGGATTTGGAGCAAATGCAGAATATGTACGTACACATGTAGAGAAAAGTATTGTACGGAAATTACCTGAACAATTAAGTTATGCTCAGGCATCATGTATGTGTGATGGTGTATTGACGTCTTACAACTTCTTGAAAGATTTAGGAAAACTTTCAAAGGGACAACGTGTATTGGTTAATGGTGGAGCTGGTTCATTGGGAACAGCGGGTATTCAAATTGCGAAGTGTCTGGGAGCACATGTAACGGCAGTTTGCAGTGATCGAAATACCGAATGGGTAAAAAGCATTGGTGCAGATGAAGTGATAGATTATCGCAAAGACGATTTTACAGAAAAATTGGAGCAGTATGATGTGGTTTATGATACTATTGGTAAAAGCTCATACGCGAGAACGAAGAAAGTGTTAAACAATAGAGGGAAATATTTATCACCGGTACTGAGCTTTCCATTATTGATGGATATGTTGAAGACTTCCTTGAGAAGTGGTAAAAAAGCCAAATTTGAGGCAACGGGTTTAAAAGATATATCGTTATTAAATCAGTTTCTGGAACATATAGAATCATGGATTATGGAGGGTAAGTTAAATGTGGTTATGGACAAAACATATCCTATCGATGAGATTGTAAAAGCACATCAATATGTAGATACAGGACACAAAAGGGGAAATCTGGCGATAGAGTTTTAAAGAGAGCGTTCTTTTGAGAATACGCGTTTTTTAATTCTACTTAATGATTCCGGAGTAACTCCTAAATAACTTGCAATTTGATGTTGAGGTACGCGTCCAATCAGACCGGGTTTTTCTTCCAATAGTTTTATAAAGCGTTGTTCAGGAGAGGAGGTAATATAAGCCGCTAATTGATCCTGGAGCAAGCCATTATTCCTTTCAACTTCTTGTCTGATAATAAGCTCTAAACGTGGAATGCGTTGACACATTTCTTGTTCTAATTGTTGATCACTCACAGTAAGAATACTTTCTTCAACGCATTCCAAATAGTGCTTGGCTGCAGTTCCGTTAATCCCACTCGTAAATGAGTTTACTGGTTGGCCTTCTGTAAAGAATGCTGTTGTTTTTTCGATACCATCAACAATATAATATTCACGGACACATCCTTGTATCACGGAGTAACACTCTTTTGAAATATCACCTTCTTCTAATAAAATTGTGCCTTTGGGAAATGTTTTGAGATTCGTATGATCCGCAATGATGTTTATTTCATCCGGAGTAAGTAACTCAAAGCTTTTGAGAAATCGAATTAATGCGTCTTTCATGAAAGGTTATAGTGATTTAAAACTTCTTTTAAATGATCTGATGATTGGGTTCCAATCAATAGTTTATTTCCATTTTTGAGTTCAATAAATAACCCTTTTTTACCTGATATTCTGTAAATAGTTCCATACTTCAAGCTAAATCTAATTCCTGAAGTAATAGATTTATAATCAATAATCTCAGCTGATTTGATTTGATCCCATCGGAGTTTTTTACGCATAAACGGAAAGAATTTCATCTGAATGCCGTTAGAATCAATTTGGGTTTCTAACCTGATAAAAACAAATACCATTACCAAAATGAAAACACCTGCTGATAGAACAACAATTCCGGAGTCTGATAAAGGGTGTTCACCAAATGGCTCTCCCATAATAAGTTGTTGATATATGGCCGAAATAGGAATAAGGCATAAAGCAAATAAAAACAACCAAAACCACCATTGATTGTATTTCTGAGTTTCTTTAAAATTCTTGGACATCGGAGTATTATTTGTGCGAATAAAGATAGGAATCTTTAAACGAAATTGAAAAAACAATACATAGAGATTTAGCTGGATTTTGGATACCCCAGAACATAATAACCCAGATATTTACCATTACTTTTTGGAGCTTTATTTATTTCCCAGATGTAATTGTCGTTTTTAAAGTCTGCAATAAGTGTCTTTATATCTTCAAACGTATAGGTACGCATGGTTGAAGCCTGACCATCCCAGGCATAAATAATAGGAATTACAGGTATGATGTAGGTAAACAATAATTGTTTCCAGGTGAGTGGTCTAACAAATGGAGTCATGAATAAAACCATAATAAAAAGAATAGCCAGCGAAATAGGAAGCATTAACCACCAAATAAGAGTTGGAACAAAATTTTCTCCAATTTCATAAATCAGGATCGGTTGATGATTATCCTGGGCAGACTTTAGAATTCTTTTGGCGTTTTGAGGGGCTATATGATGGAAACTGTTCATCATAGTTTTTAATCCAACAGGGGCCTGATCCAGGATGGTGGCGTCAATAGGCTTTTCTGAGTAGGTGATATGGGGAATCTGTTGATCATTGAATTTTTTGACGTAATCCGGATGTGGATGTAAATCTGTTAGAACTAGCTTAAGTTGTTTATTGTTCTTATTGATTTGCTGAACAGCATTGACTACAGCACCTCCGGAACCTGAGCCCAAATCAATGATTTGAGAAAAAGGAGTTTTCTTTAGAGCGGTTTCAATGATATGGGCTACAACTGAGCTGGTACCTAACATTTTGTGAAGTACCATTAATAGGTGAGTTAAACTTGTTCGAATGCTTTTAGGCAACCATCCAAAATCTTCAAACTCAAATAATTCAATTCGTTTCATATGGTTCGGATAGGAATGATGAATTTACACTTTCAAAGGTAGTTTAAAACACTTTTTAAAGCTAAAAGAAAGTATTGTTACTAAAATCTAAAACCAACCGCTGCTGTAGGGCCCACCAATCGAATGTTAAAATACAAATCGTCATTTAACACTTGCTCTCTATAGTGCAGATTGATTAAAGTCCAGCCTAATCTAACATCTATTAACTTAGATATTCTATAATGAAAATGATGATTTATGGCCCAGGTGTTTTTTCTATTGGAGCCGCCAATATCTGTTTGAATAACCATTTTAAAACGTTGATAGCTAATAGGTAGATAAAGCCCAATGACCGGTTCTAACCAGGAAGGCCTAACATCGATAACGTCATCATGATTGAAAATGTCTGATTTGATTCTAATATTAATATATCGCAATCCGATATATGGGATGATATCCAATTTAAATCGATGGTTTTTTTGATGTGAAAAAACAGAGTATCCTGTGCTCAACCTGGGGATTGTTCCATGAGAAGTTAATTTGACCAGTTCAGAAGTATTGTTACCTGTCAAAGAGGTGTATTGGAATGTATTGGAAACTGTTCCGGAAAAAGCATCTAATTGAAACCATAATTTTTTTCTTTGATAAACAAATCGTCCATTAAAGTAAAATTCAATACCTAGCTTGGAATTAATTCTTTTATGTTCTTTCGATTCCTTATCCCCAGCAAAAAAATCAAAATCACCATAGGCCAATTGACCTCTGAACCCGGGAACCCAAATTGGGATTTCAATAAGCCATGGACGCGTATCTGTAGCATAGAACTTGGCATTTACCGAATCCATATTCGGATAATCTGCATAAGAATTTGAAATACCGAAGAAAAAGAAAAACAGGCTACAAATTATTTTGGTGTTTAGTTGAAAGGTATATGTATTAAGTTTCATCAAATTTTAAGCTAAATGAAAAGATTCTTTAATTCCATCGATTATGTTGGCAACTGCTACAGAGGATAAAATGAGTCCCATCACCCGACTTATAATACTGGCACCTCCATCTCCAATGATTCTGTGTACTCTGGTCGCTAACAGCAAAAGAAGAAGGACTAAAGCCAAAACAGCCAGAAGTATTAAACTAGATTGAAATTGTTCTAAAATACTGTTTTCATCATTTTTAGTAAGTAAGACAACAGCAAGCATAGCTCCCGGACTGGCAATAGAGGGAATCGCCATTGGGAAAATGGCTGTTTCGGTTGTGTTTTTAATTGTCTTGATCTCTGATTCGGGTTTACTGTCACCAAATATCATCGTTAAAGCGAATAGAAAAAGAACAATTCCTCCGGCAATTTGAAATGCCGGAAGTGGAATTTTAATAGCATCAAGAATAAGCTCTCCGACTACGATAAAGAACAACAGAACTAGTAATGATACAGTTACTGCTTTTAAGGCAGTTGCTTTTTTCTCAGCTTCATTAAAACCATTGGTAGCAACAATAAATACCGGAACAGAACCAATAGGATCAATTACTGCAAAAAAGAATATAAAGGTGGCGATGAGTTCGTTCATCATAAACAGAATCAATTAAAATAGTAGGTTCAATCTATCATAGCAGAAATAAGTATCTGGATAGAATTAATAAATAGTAACTAGAAATCAAACATATAAATTAATTCTACAACGAAAAAGGAGCCCCTTAACCTAACAGGTTTTTTAAACCTGTTAGGTTAAGGGGGGGAATAAAAAAAGGTCTTCATATGAAGACCTTCCTTTTGATGCGGAGAATGAGGGATTCGAACCCCCGGTACCTCACGGTACAATAGTTTTCAAGACTACCGCAATCGACCACTCTGCCAATTCTCCGCTGCGAAAGTACGTTTCTTTTTGATTATAGAAAGCACTTCAAAACATTTTTTTGAAAGTAGTTTTTAAGGTTCTTTTTATGAATGGATTAGGCTACGGTTTTTTCATTTGATCTGAATAAAATCTTAGTTTTGGATACGAAATAATCTTACAGATTTCAAATCATTTTAATACTATTTAACCATGAGTAAAACGCTAGAAACTAAAAGGTTGTTTTTGAGAGCTTTTGAAAGCAATGATTTGGGGAATGTTTTTAAGGGGCTTTCTGATCCCGATGTTATCAAATATTACGGGGTAAGTTTTAATAGTCTAGAAGCTACAAAAGCACAAATGGAATGGTTTGAAAACCTGGAAAAAGCAGGTACAGGTTTGTGGCGTGCAATTACTTTAAAGGATGATGTTTTTGTAGGAGCAATAGGACTGAATAATTTAAGTCATGAGCATAGAAAAGCAGAAATTGGTTTTTGGTTATTGCCTAAGTTTTGGGGAAAGGGCTATATATCTGAAGCTTTTCCCGAAATAATGAATGATGCTTTTGGTAGGTTAAACCTTCATAGAATTGAAGCTTTTGTTGAGATTGAAAACTCTAATTCTAAAAGGGTGTTAGAGAAATTTCAGTTTGAATTTGAAGGTACTATGAAAGACTGTGAAATTAAAAATGGAAATTTTATCAGTATAAGTACCTATGCCAGACTTAGGAAGGATAATTCAAATGTAAAATCGTAGAATTTGGTTTATGAGTAAGATAATTGAAGTAGATTTAAATACAGATTATCTAATCGGAAGAGAAAAAGATAAATTAGACTTTTGGGATGTTTTTCAATTAGAGTCGGGATGTTTAACAATTATCCCGGAACCAAAGGACATGATGATTGCTTTTTTCAAATCTTTTCCGGAAACATTTATGTGGTTACTAAGATTACGTGAATGGATTGCCAGGAGGTTAAAATTAAAGACGGCTCCTGAAACTGATGAGAAGAGTCGGTTGGAAAAGCTGCATAATTTTAAAGGGAATATTGGTGAGAGTATAGCGGTGTTTGATGTGTTAGAAAGAAGTGAAAGAGAATTAGTGACCGGACAAAAAGATTCGCATTTGGACTTCAAGTTAGCTTTTATAAGTTATCGGGAAGCTGATCGAATTGTGATGCAAATGGCAACCACAGTGATAATAAATAATGTCGTTGGTAAAATGTATTTTGCAATAGTTAAACCAATTCATAAGTATTATATGCGTAAGATTTTCAAACGAATGGAGATGACTTTGTTAAATAAAGATTGGGAATAGAGTGGTATGTTTAAATTGATTCAATATATCATTTTGACTATAGTTGTACTGTTTTTGATATCCTGTACAATGAATAGGTATCCTGAAGAGTCGCAGACTGTAGATATTTTCACTGACTATACATTTGGATTTTTAGAATCATTCAATCATCAAACAGATCTAAGTGAGTATTCGGACATGCCATTTGATTTGAAGTTTGGTGGAATCAATGCAGATGAAGAATATTTATGGTTAAGGGACTCAAATCATTTGAGGATTGCCTTTAATACTTTTAGTTCAATCGGTTTAGACCAATTTGTTTCGGTTAAACAATATAACACTCCCGATGATCGGTGGTGTTGCAATACACAATGGGAGAATAAGTCATTAAATCAGGTGGTTCGTGAATTTTTAAAATCGGACACTTCTAGTACCTCGGAAAATGATGAAGAAGATTATTTCTTTAAATTTTGGAATCGTAGAAGAACAGAAAGAAACTTAAGAACTACGTATGATATTTTGGTTAAAATAGATGAGTTTTACAATAAGGATATTAAAAATGATGCTCAAGGTCAGATAGATACTGTGCTAACATCTTTATTGAGTTACGATTTGAAACTTGGTGTTGCTGATTCCGTTTCATACACACATGTGGCGGAGGAATATTTTAATTATTTGAAGTCGGTCAAATTATACCATTCAGCGTATGTTCTAATGTTTGAAAACCCTAAAATTCATTTAGATAAAGAAAAATTGAATGATTTAAAACAAGAATTAATCGATGTGCCCATATCCGTTGAAGAGTTAAAAACAGGGTATGATGAGTGGTTTAATCACAGAGCATATGGCCCTTAAATACTGTTGTAATTATGAGACTAAAATTGTTCCTGATAATAATGACGTTTTTTGTTCTGACCGTTGATACGAAAGGACAAACATTTAATTTGAAATCATCTCATGTCCAGATCGGTGATATTTATATTCCAAATCCGCATATAAGGTTCGAATTTGCCAAATGGACTATTGTTTCCGAAAGCTTAGAGGAATTAGATCGAATTGCCACATTTCTGATAAAACATGATAGTGTGATGGTCGAAGTACGCACTCATACAGATAGTAGAGGATCAAAGCAAAGTAGTAGGAGGTTAGATTATAAAAGATCTGAAAGTGTGGTGGCATATTTGATAAACAAAGGTGTATCTCCAAATCAATTAATCGCTAAAGGCTATGGTGATACCGAACCTATAGTTACAGATGAAGAAATAGCCCTGATGCAAACGGATCAACAAAAAGAAGAAGCCCATGCTTTAAATAGAAGAGTGGACTTTAAGGTGATTGAGATTTTAAGATTATGAGATAATATTTTGTAATTTGTAACCAGAAATTGAACTCTAAAGAAGGAAATATAATAGATGAATTAACCTTATTAAGAAAAATAGGAGGGATAATAGTAGGATTACTATTTGCTATTTCCTTTTATTATCTACTATTTATATTTCGTGAGATTGTTAGAATGATATCTCAAACGGCATATTATGATTTATGGACTTTATCTGATAGTGAAGCGAAGTTTTATAATCTTTTTTATGCTTTGATTTCATTGATTTTAGGACAAAATGTATGTTTTACGATTTGGTTTGATAGGCCTAAGCGTTTTTTTCAATTTAAAAATATTAGGCGAAAATCTATCGTTCATGATCAGCGCGGTTTGATTTGGTATTTCATACTGTGGTTTTCCAAGTTAGGTTTCTTATACGCAGCATTCTTTGGTTTGACAGCTGTTGGAGGTCATTACATTATAAGTCTTTATGATCAATATTATTTGATGTTTATACTCATTGTATTCGTTTTGTATTTCAATTCATGGAATACATTAATTCGATCATTGGGTAAGTGGAAGAGGAAGTGGTTGTTAACTTCTTTGATCGCAATATGTACTATTGCTATTGGGTTGGCTTGGATACCAATTATTGATTCAAAAAAGGTGGAGAGTAGTGTTTTAGAAAAAAATATATTTCGAAAATATAATCTTCAGTTACCCCAATCAAATGTGAGAAAGAAGATTTATAATAAAAGCTTGTACCCTGAGGTTTTTATTCCATATGAAAAAGATGGACATAAGTTAGATGAGTTGACTTTTTTATTTTATGATAAGGAACTTAAAATTGACATGTTAGGCGAATCTTTGGATGTATATACAGATCTCAATGATTTAAATTATGATACTTTTAGAAAGGTTAGATTAGGTTTTGATAAAAGAATAAAAATGAATCAGGTTTATCATGTGTTTGATACATTGATCACCAGATCGGTTACGGATATATATTTTATTGCCTTACCCGAAGTTATGGAATATAATTCAGAGTTTTATGATCTTCAAGGCGTACCATTAAGATTACCCTTATATAGTGCTGGAGTAGCTAATTTGAATGGTAATATTGATTCTAATACTCAAATCTCTTTGGTTGTAGATTCTAATAATTTAGTGGAGTTGAGTGATAAGCCAGTTTCGTTAGAAATTTTGAGAAGGGAATTGATTAAACAGATCTTCAAAAACGATAATCCGATCATTATGTTAGATGTTGATGGTCAAATATCTTATGATTCTTTTATAACAATTATTTCTATCATAAGAGAATCATATTTTCAATTGAAAGATGAATATTCATATGAGCTATATGGATTGAATTATGAAGATATTGAAGAATATTCTAAGAGGAAAAAAATATCTCAGAAGTATAAGGAGAGAATCATTTTAGCTGAAGATGGAAAGATTAGGTGGAAGGAATATAACGATAAAATGAAATACATTTATAAGTAAAAAAAAACTTAAATATCATTTTTAAATAAAAAATTATTGTTTTTCGATAATTATGTATTTATTTGCAATAACAAAATATGTAATTATGGAAAATGAAACCGAATTGAAAAAGAAATTAAAAGGAATAAAGTTTTTTAATGTGTTGTATTTTATTGGAGTCATCGTAATGGCCAATAAAATGTTAGATTATTTACATTGGACATTCCTATTGATCCGTAAATGGGAAATACCGCAAGAGCCTTTCTTCTCGCGAGTGGATTTGTCTCATAGCGATGTTCATTTATCCATAACGATGTATTTGGTTTTTGCAATTGCATATTCTATTGCTTTTGCTTTTACGTTGATAGGTCTGTATCAGCTTAATAAGTCATCAAAGTTGCTTGCGCAAAATCATATATTTTTAAGAGAAATAAGCGAGGATTTTAAGAAGGCAGGAACGTCATTTTTGATTTTTACATTTGGAACCTTAACCATAGATATAGCAATGTTATTTTTTGCAAAGACGTCAAATAAAGTGGTTAATTTATTTTCTACAGAGACCATCTTATTTCTTATCTTGGGATACTTATTATTCTTTTTATCTGATGTTTTTAGTGAAGGAGTAATCATTAAAGAAGAAAACGAATTAACAATTTAATTATGCCTGTTGTAGTTAATTTAGATGTCATGCTGGCAAAAAGGAAGATGCAGTCGAAAGAGCTGGTAGAATTAATTGAAATTACTCCAGCGAATCTATCAATCTTAAAGACTGGTAAGGCAAAAGCTATTCGATTTTCTACGTTAGAAGCCATTTGCAAAGCTTTAGATTGTCAACCAGGGGATATATTAGAATATAGAGCAGAGTAATTTACAACGAGAATGAAACCACAATATCATATTTTAAATGGTGACGTATTAAAGGAGCAATTTCCGAAAGATATCCATGGTGAAATCATTATCGCCAGAGAATGTCTGGTTGACGGGAATGTGGCGGGGGATAGTCTCAAAGATTTGTTTCAAACCAGAGCGGAGTTTATTAGTGAAAACTATCCGGATGTGTCAATTGAAGATTATTATCAAGGAACTGTGCCTGAATTTTTAAAAATTCAATCGATTCCGGAAAATGTAGAGATTAATTTATGGTTTGAAGATGATTTGTTTTGTCAGGTTAACTTGTGGTTTGTGATGTATTTATTGAGTCAAAAGGATACTCCAAATTCGGTTTTTTTGGTTCGTCCTCAAAAGCACAGTATGTATGGATTTGGAGGTTTAGATACCCAAGAATTGGAACTTTTGTTTCAGAATAAAAAAGAAATAAAAGAGATTAAGGCTTTTTCTGATTTATGGACTGCATATCAAAGTAATGAGTTGGAAATTTTAACTGAGCTGGCTGAAGAATTAACCCTATATCCATTTATTGCGAATGCTGTAAAAGCGCATATTGAGAGAAATCCTTTTGGTCAGGATGGAGGGAGACCCATTAAGGTTTTAAAAGAGATTATAGATGAATTAGGAGACGATAGTTTTGGTAGTGTTTTTCAAGAGTTCAACAGAAGAGAAAGTATCTATGGTTTTGGTGACTTACAAGTAAAAAGAATGTTTGATCGTATTGTTAAAAAATGAGTTATGGAAATAGATAATAATCACATTAATTATGTAGAATTTAAAGCAACAGACCTGGAATCGGTTAAAGCTTTTTATCAAGAAGCATTTGGTTGGAAGTTTACTGATTACGGACCGGATTATACTGCCTTTTCAAATAGTGGATTAGAAGGTGGATTTGAAAGATCTAGTAAAGAAATTGTGAATGGCGCATTAGTAGTTCTATACCATGAAGCTTTAGAAGCTATTAAAGACAAAATATTAAAAGCCGGAGGTACTATATCTGTGGATACATTTTCTTTTCCGGGTGGACGGAGGTTCCATTTTAAAGACCCTTCAGGAAATGAATTGGCGGTTTGGTCGGATCAGTAAGGTATAGGTGAAAAATAAATATGGTTAAATACGTTTTGAGGTAAATGATTTCTATCCCTCCCAACCTAACAGGTTTCAAAAACCTGTTAGGTTGGGAGGAATCATATTGTGATCCCATTTATTTTATATGATAGTACATCCAAAGAAGTATTCTCTTCGTTCATACTCATTTTTTCTGTCTTTCATTTTGGCTAAAGCGTTGCTTTGACCAAAATATAATCCATAAAAAAAGGTCTTCATCTGAAGACCTTTCTTTTGATGCGGAGAATGAGGGATTCGAACCCCCGGTACCTCACGGTACAATAGTTTTCAAGACTACCGCAATCGACCACTCTGCCAATTCTCCGCTGCGAAAGTAATTTTCTTTTTGATTCTGAGGATGATTTTTTCGAAAAAAAATCAAATAAATTTGAATGAATGGCGGTCTGTCATTGGGATTCATGGTGAATTGAAATGGAAATACTTGAGAACATGAAGATTAAAAATTGTGAAAATTCACAGAAGAATTATTCGTGTTTGAAACTAGATAGACAAAAAATAGGAAAATAAGATCAAACTGTATGTTTTATTACAATGAACTCCTTACTTAAACGCGTAAATTCCGTTAAGTTTGTAAACAGTTGTTATGAGACATATGAAGGATATAAAATATACAAAGATGATCAGGAAGTATTGGTATGTTCTAATAATGCTTCTAATGTGCAGTAATATAGGGTTTACACAAACCGAATTACCTGCTCCCAGAGTATTGTTTGCAGCAGAAAATTATTATCATCCTGAGCATGGCGCTTATGTAGAACTGTATATGAGTTTTGATGCATCTTCGTTATTGTATGAAAAAAAGGAAGATTATTATCAAGCCAGATTAGAGGTGTTATATGTGATTAAAAAAAATAATACTGTGGTGAAATATCAAAAATTCGAAGTATTGAGCCCTCAGATGCCATCTGAAACCAGTAGACAGGATTTTGCAGATGTACAGACTATGACTCTTAAACCAGGTGAATATTCGGTTGAAGTATCAGTTTGGGATGCCAATAGAAAGGAAATCCCACCTATTAAAGCATCGCAACCTTTAGTGGTAAAATTGAAGGAAAAGCAAATGGGAATGTCTGATTTTATGTTTCAAAAGTCAATTGAAAATGCTACTGAAGAGGGACCTTTTATTAAAAATGGAATGGCTATGACTCCGTGGTTGGTAGCTACAATTCCTGCTTTTATGGATCATGTGTACTTATATGCTGAAGTATATAATTCCGATTTTGAATTAGGGGCAAATGGAGCGTATATTGAAAAACATACTTTAAGAAGTCTGGATGTAGATTCTGTTTTCGATCAATATTCAATTGTAAAAAGGGTAAAGGCTGCTAAGGTGAATGTTATTTTGAAAAAAATTGATCTAAAAGATTTGCCTCAGGGCACATATAGTTACACGATTGAATTGTTCAATAGAGAAAACAAACTCGTAGGTTCTAATGGAAAACAATTTTACAGGGAAAGTGAAATCGAGGAATTAACGAATATTTTAGCGTCAAAGGGTTTGGCAGATTTTGAATCAGCAATTAGAGGAACAACCAATAGAGATAGCATTGTAGATTACTTTAGATGTATCCGGCCATTGGGTGATCGTGTAGATCAGAATTTTATAGATAACAACGAAGAATCCAGCACTGAAATACTTCAGGCATTTATCATTTCTTTTTGGGAAAGGACTAAACCGGAGAATACTTATGAAGAGTGGATTAAGTATCGTGCGTTGGTAGCTAAGGTGAATGAAGAGTTTGGTAGTGCGAATAAGAAAGGGTATAATACAGATCAGGGGTCGGTTTATCTTAAGTATGGACCACCAGATCAAATTGTAAATCGAGCCAATGAGCCTTCATCATATCCTTATATTATATGGCAATATTATGCGCATCCAAAGCAAAGTAATGCAATGTATGTATTCTATGATCCTTCTTTGACGTTTAGAGATTATGAGTTACTCCATTGTAACATTCGTGGAGAGAAGAATAACCCAAGATGGAAGGTAATTTTGCAATCCCGAAATACACCTAATAATGATGTTGAGCAAACAGACGGTGTAAATCACTGGGGAAGTCAAATTGATGAATATTATACGAATCCAAGATAATTG
This genomic interval from bacterium SCSIO 12643 contains the following:
- a CDS encoding NAD(P)-dependent alcohol dehydrogenase; the encoded protein is MKAVFCSQYGGPEVLQVKDIPRVAPEENEIIIRNHAASITTADTFLRKGEPKFGRLFLGWKKPKQPMVGTGFAGVVTEVGRNVTDFKVGDKVYGETVFGFGANAEYVRTHVEKSIVRKLPEQLSYAQASCMCDGVLTSYNFLKDLGKLSKGQRVLVNGGAGSLGTAGIQIAKCLGAHVTAVCSDRNTEWVKSIGADEVIDYRKDDFTEKLEQYDVVYDTIGKSSYARTKKVLNNRGKYLSPVLSFPLLMDMLKTSLRSGKKAKFEATGLKDISLLNQFLEHIESWIMEGKLNVVMDKTYPIDEIVKAHQYVDTGHKRGNLAIEF
- a CDS encoding Crp/Fnr family transcriptional regulator → MKDALIRFLKSFELLTPDEINIIADHTNLKTFPKGTILLEEGDISKECYSVIQGCVREYYIVDGIEKTTAFFTEGQPVNSFTSGINGTAAKHYLECVEESILTVSDQQLEQEMCQRIPRLELIIRQEVERNNGLLQDQLAAYITSSPEQRFIKLLEEKPGLIGRVPQHQIASYLGVTPESLSRIKKRVFSKERSL
- a CDS encoding MarC family protein, translating into MNELIATFIFFFAVIDPIGSVPVFIVATNGFNEAEKKATALKAVTVSLLVLLFFIVVGELILDAIKIPLPAFQIAGGIVLFLFALTMIFGDSKPESEIKTIKNTTETAIFPMAIPSIASPGAMLAVVLLTKNDENSILEQFQSSLILLAVLALVLLLLLLATRVHRIIGDGGASIISRVMGLILSSVAVANIIDGIKESFHLA
- a CDS encoding GNAT family N-acetyltransferase, producing MSKTLETKRLFLRAFESNDLGNVFKGLSDPDVIKYYGVSFNSLEATKAQMEWFENLEKAGTGLWRAITLKDDVFVGAIGLNNLSHEHRKAEIGFWLLPKFWGKGYISEAFPEIMNDAFGRLNLHRIEAFVEIENSNSKRVLEKFQFEFEGTMKDCEIKNGNFISISTYARLRKDNSNVKS
- a CDS encoding DUF2867 domain-containing protein, whose amino-acid sequence is MSKIIEVDLNTDYLIGREKDKLDFWDVFQLESGCLTIIPEPKDMMIAFFKSFPETFMWLLRLREWIARRLKLKTAPETDEKSRLEKLHNFKGNIGESIAVFDVLERSERELVTGQKDSHLDFKLAFISYREADRIVMQMATTVIINNVVGKMYFAIVKPIHKYYMRKIFKRMEMTLLNKDWE
- a CDS encoding OmpA family protein, whose amino-acid sequence is MTFFVLTVDTKGQTFNLKSSHVQIGDIYIPNPHIRFEFAKWTIVSESLEELDRIATFLIKHDSVMVEVRTHTDSRGSKQSSRRLDYKRSESVVAYLINKGVSPNQLIAKGYGDTEPIVTDEEIALMQTDQQKEEAHALNRRVDFKVIEILRL
- a CDS encoding DUF2975 domain-containing protein yields the protein MENETELKKKLKGIKFFNVLYFIGVIVMANKMLDYLHWTFLLIRKWEIPQEPFFSRVDLSHSDVHLSITMYLVFAIAYSIAFAFTLIGLYQLNKSSKLLAQNHIFLREISEDFKKAGTSFLIFTFGTLTIDIAMLFFAKTSNKVVNLFSTETILFLILGYLLFFLSDVFSEGVIIKEENELTI
- a CDS encoding helix-turn-helix transcriptional regulator, which translates into the protein MPVVVNLDVMLAKRKMQSKELVELIEITPANLSILKTGKAKAIRFSTLEAICKALDCQPGDILEYRAE
- a CDS encoding DUF1835 domain-containing protein, whose protein sequence is MKPQYHILNGDVLKEQFPKDIHGEIIIARECLVDGNVAGDSLKDLFQTRAEFISENYPDVSIEDYYQGTVPEFLKIQSIPENVEINLWFEDDLFCQVNLWFVMYLLSQKDTPNSVFLVRPQKHSMYGFGGLDTQELELLFQNKKEIKEIKAFSDLWTAYQSNELEILTELAEELTLYPFIANAVKAHIERNPFGQDGGRPIKVLKEIIDELGDDSFGSVFQEFNRRESIYGFGDLQVKRMFDRIVKK
- a CDS encoding VOC family protein, whose product is MEIDNNHINYVEFKATDLESVKAFYQEAFGWKFTDYGPDYTAFSNSGLEGGFERSSKEIVNGALVVLYHEALEAIKDKILKAGGTISVDTFSFPGGRRFHFKDPSGNELAVWSDQ
- a CDS encoding GWxTD domain-containing protein, which produces MIRKYWYVLIMLLMCSNIGFTQTELPAPRVLFAAENYYHPEHGAYVELYMSFDASSLLYEKKEDYYQARLEVLYVIKKNNTVVKYQKFEVLSPQMPSETSRQDFADVQTMTLKPGEYSVEVSVWDANRKEIPPIKASQPLVVKLKEKQMGMSDFMFQKSIENATEEGPFIKNGMAMTPWLVATIPAFMDHVYLYAEVYNSDFELGANGAYIEKHTLRSLDVDSVFDQYSIVKRVKAAKVNVILKKIDLKDLPQGTYSYTIELFNRENKLVGSNGKQFYRESEIEELTNILASKGLADFESAIRGTTNRDSIVDYFRCIRPLGDRVDQNFIDNNEESSTEILQAFIISFWERTKPENTYEEWIKYRALVAKVNEEFGSANKKGYNTDQGSVYLKYGPPDQIVNRANEPSSYPYIIWQYYAHPKQSNAMYVFYDPSLTFRDYELLHCNIRGEKNNPRWKVILQSRNTPNNDVEQTDGVNHWGSQIDEYYTNPR